From the Heptranchias perlo isolate sHepPer1 chromosome 26, sHepPer1.hap1, whole genome shotgun sequence genome, one window contains:
- the LOC137342736 gene encoding dnaJ homolog subfamily C member 5-like isoform X3 — translation MRIFFKMEVTSAESLRKFRPCMGSQICLRALQQKETTMARHERSHSTSGESLYRILHLPKDSTPEAVKASYRKLALRYHPDKNPNDPAAAETFKEINRANAILSDERKKRIYDSYGSAGLHLASMLGEDGENLMASHSNCCVKFLAYFCTIITCCCCCLCCCFCCGKCLPKDDQNDDGNPDDSPMCTDDSNPILAQPYTMSRESSPLNQENEHSYNTDK, via the exons atgagaattttttttaaaatggaagttaCGTCAGCAGAAAGTCTGAGGAAATTCCGGCCCTGTATGGGCTCTCAGATCTGCCTTAGAGCACTGCAGCAGAAG GAAACGACAATGGCCAGACACGAGCGATCGCATTCAACGAGTGGCGAAAGCCTTTATCGGATTTTACATTTGCCAAAGGATTCTACGCCAGAAGCGGTCAAAGCATCGTACag GAAGCTGGCGCTGAGATACCACCCGGATAAAAATCCAAATGACCCCGCGGCGGCCGAGACTTTCAAAGAGATAAACAGAGCCAACGCCATACTCTCCGACGAGAGGAAGAAACGCATCTACGACTCGTATGGCTCGGCTGGGCTGCACTTGGCCTCCATGCTGGGGGAGGACGGTGAGAACCTCATGGCCTCACATAGCAACTGCTGCGTGAAG TTTTTGGCCTATTTCTGTACGATCATCacttgttgttgctgctgtttgtGCTGCTGCTTCTGCTGCGGGAAGTGTTTGCCAAAAGACGATCAAAACGACGACGGGAACCCAGACGACAGCCCCATGTGCACGG ATGATTCGAATCCTATTCTGGCTCAGCCATATACCATGAGCAGAGAAAGCAGCCCACTAAACCAGGAGAACGAACACAGCTACAACACAGATAAATAA
- the LOC137342736 gene encoding dnaJ homolog subfamily C member 5-like isoform X2 has translation MGSSARMESSEGVVSTATNSCAPASLLDGQLLEGLAGASETTMARHERSHSTSGESLYRILHLPKDSTPEAVKASYRKLALRYHPDKNPNDPAAAETFKEINRANAILSDERKKRIYDSYGSAGLHLASMLGEDGENLMASHSNCCVKFLAYFCTIITCCCCCLCCCFCCGKCLPKDDQNDDGNPDDSPMCTDDSNPILAQPYTMSRESSPLNQENEHSYNTDK, from the exons atgggttcaagtgccCGAATGGAATCTTCAGAGGGGGTGGTCTCCACAGCAACAAACAGCTGTGCCCCTGCAAGCTTGTTGGACGGACAGCTGCTGGAAGGCCTCGCTGGTGCCTCA GAAACGACAATGGCCAGACACGAGCGATCGCATTCAACGAGTGGCGAAAGCCTTTATCGGATTTTACATTTGCCAAAGGATTCTACGCCAGAAGCGGTCAAAGCATCGTACag GAAGCTGGCGCTGAGATACCACCCGGATAAAAATCCAAATGACCCCGCGGCGGCCGAGACTTTCAAAGAGATAAACAGAGCCAACGCCATACTCTCCGACGAGAGGAAGAAACGCATCTACGACTCGTATGGCTCGGCTGGGCTGCACTTGGCCTCCATGCTGGGGGAGGACGGTGAGAACCTCATGGCCTCACATAGCAACTGCTGCGTGAAG TTTTTGGCCTATTTCTGTACGATCATCacttgttgttgctgctgtttgtGCTGCTGCTTCTGCTGCGGGAAGTGTTTGCCAAAAGACGATCAAAACGACGACGGGAACCCAGACGACAGCCCCATGTGCACGG ATGATTCGAATCCTATTCTGGCTCAGCCATATACCATGAGCAGAGAAAGCAGCCCACTAAACCAGGAGAACGAACACAGCTACAACACAGATAAATAA
- the LOC137342736 gene encoding dnaJ homolog subfamily C member 5-like isoform X4, protein MARHERSHSTSGESLYRILHLPKDSTPEAVKASYRKLALRYHPDKNPNDPAAAETFKEINRANAILSDERKKRIYDSYGSAGLHLASMLGEDGENLMASHSNCCVKFLAYFCTIITCCCCCLCCCFCCGKCLPKDDQNDDGNPDDSPMCTDDSNPILAQPYTMSRESSPLNQENEHSYNTDK, encoded by the exons ATGGCCAGACACGAGCGATCGCATTCAACGAGTGGCGAAAGCCTTTATCGGATTTTACATTTGCCAAAGGATTCTACGCCAGAAGCGGTCAAAGCATCGTACag GAAGCTGGCGCTGAGATACCACCCGGATAAAAATCCAAATGACCCCGCGGCGGCCGAGACTTTCAAAGAGATAAACAGAGCCAACGCCATACTCTCCGACGAGAGGAAGAAACGCATCTACGACTCGTATGGCTCGGCTGGGCTGCACTTGGCCTCCATGCTGGGGGAGGACGGTGAGAACCTCATGGCCTCACATAGCAACTGCTGCGTGAAG TTTTTGGCCTATTTCTGTACGATCATCacttgttgttgctgctgtttgtGCTGCTGCTTCTGCTGCGGGAAGTGTTTGCCAAAAGACGATCAAAACGACGACGGGAACCCAGACGACAGCCCCATGTGCACGG ATGATTCGAATCCTATTCTGGCTCAGCCATATACCATGAGCAGAGAAAGCAGCCCACTAAACCAGGAGAACGAACACAGCTACAACACAGATAAATAA
- the LOC137342736 gene encoding dnaJ homolog subfamily C member 5-like isoform X1, with the protein MGSSARMESSEGVVSTATNSCAPASLLDGQLLEGLAGASVSLPSEETTMARHERSHSTSGESLYRILHLPKDSTPEAVKASYRKLALRYHPDKNPNDPAAAETFKEINRANAILSDERKKRIYDSYGSAGLHLASMLGEDGENLMASHSNCCVKFLAYFCTIITCCCCCLCCCFCCGKCLPKDDQNDDGNPDDSPMCTDDSNPILAQPYTMSRESSPLNQENEHSYNTDK; encoded by the exons atgggttcaagtgccCGAATGGAATCTTCAGAGGGGGTGGTCTCCACAGCAACAAACAGCTGTGCCCCTGCAAGCTTGTTGGACGGACAGCTGCTGGAAGGCCTCGCTGGTGCCTCAGTGAGTTTGCCCAGTGAG GAAACGACAATGGCCAGACACGAGCGATCGCATTCAACGAGTGGCGAAAGCCTTTATCGGATTTTACATTTGCCAAAGGATTCTACGCCAGAAGCGGTCAAAGCATCGTACag GAAGCTGGCGCTGAGATACCACCCGGATAAAAATCCAAATGACCCCGCGGCGGCCGAGACTTTCAAAGAGATAAACAGAGCCAACGCCATACTCTCCGACGAGAGGAAGAAACGCATCTACGACTCGTATGGCTCGGCTGGGCTGCACTTGGCCTCCATGCTGGGGGAGGACGGTGAGAACCTCATGGCCTCACATAGCAACTGCTGCGTGAAG TTTTTGGCCTATTTCTGTACGATCATCacttgttgttgctgctgtttgtGCTGCTGCTTCTGCTGCGGGAAGTGTTTGCCAAAAGACGATCAAAACGACGACGGGAACCCAGACGACAGCCCCATGTGCACGG ATGATTCGAATCCTATTCTGGCTCAGCCATATACCATGAGCAGAGAAAGCAGCCCACTAAACCAGGAGAACGAACACAGCTACAACACAGATAAATAA